The following are encoded in a window of Cyprinus carpio isolate SPL01 chromosome B18, ASM1834038v1, whole genome shotgun sequence genomic DNA:
- the LOC109108734 gene encoding ADP-ribosylation factor-like protein 2-binding protein isoform X1, with protein MMDARETDLLGGIVEMQNLEEEDFAVSKSSDAHAEFDMVIGNIEDIIMEEEFQHLQQCFMEKYYLEFDVSEENKLSYTPIFNEYIEVLEKHLERQLVERIPGFNMVAFTHSLKQHKDEVSGDILDMLLTFTDFMAFKEMFIDYRAEKEGRGLDLSTGLVVKSLNSDL; from the exons ATGATGGATGCTCGAGAGACAG ATCTGCTGGGTGGCATAGTTGAAATGCAGAATTTGGAAGAAGAGGACTTTGCTGTTTCAAA ATCATCAGATGCTCATGCAGAATTTGACATGGTTATTGGGAACATCGAGGATATTATAATGG AGGAAGAATTCCAACATCTTCAGCAGTGTTTCATGGAGAAATATTACCTTGAGTTTGATGTGTCTGAGGAGAACAAGCTCAGCTATACAcctatttttaatgaatat ATTGAAGTCCTAGAAAAACATCTGGAACGGCAGCTGGTAGAGCGAATTCCTGGATTCAACATGGTTGCCTTCACACATTCACTTAA ACAGCACAAAGATGAAGTCTCAGGTGACATACTTGACATGCTgctcactttcactgactttatGGCCTTTAAAGAGATGTTCATTGATTACAGAGCA gaaaagGAGGGCAGAGGATTGGACCTTAGTACCGGACTGGTGGTGAAATCTTTAAATTCTGACCTCTAG
- the arih1 gene encoding E3 ubiquitin-protein ligase arih1: MDSDEGYNYEFDDEEEECSEDSAEEETADDTLELGEVELVDPVVAGGERDDCGETGGSGLGPGQDEEDYRFEVLTAEQILQHMVECIREVNEVIQNPATITRILLSHFNWDKEKLMERYFDGNLDKLFSECHVINPSKKSRTRLMNTRSSAQDMPCQICYLNYPNSYFTGLECGHKFCMQCWGDYLTTKIIEEGMGQTISCPAHSCDILVDDNTVMRLITDSKVKLKYQHLITNSFVECNRLLKWCPAPDCHHVVKVQYPDAKPVRCKCGRQFCFNCGENWHDPVKCKWLRKWIKKCDDDSETSNWIAANTKECPKCHVTIEKDGGCNHMVCRNQNCKAEFCWVCLGPWEPHGSAWYNCNRYNEDDAKAARDAQERSRAALQRYLFYCNRYMNHMQSLRFEHKLYAQVKQKMEEMQQHNMSWIEVQFLKKAVDVLCQCRSTLMFTYVFAFYLKKNNQSIIFENNQADLENATEVLSGYLERDISQDSLQDIKQKVQDKYRYCESRRRVLLQHVHEGYDKDLWEYIED, from the exons ATGGACTCAGACGAGGGTTACAATTACGAATTCGACGACGAGGAAGAGGAATGCAGCGAAGACAGTGCCGAAGAGGAGACCGCCGACGACACCCTGGAGCTCGGCGAGGTGGAGTTGGTTGACCCCGTTGTGGCCGGAGGAGAGCGAGACGACTGCGGGGAGACGGGAGGAAGCGGCCTCGGGCCCGGGCAGGATGAGGAAGACTACCGCTTTGAGGTGCTAACCGCCGAACAGATCCTGCAGCATATGGTGGAGTGTATCAGGGAGGTCAACGAGGTCATCCAG AATCCTGCTACAATCACTAGAATATTACTTAGTCATTTCAACTGGGACAAAGAAAAGCTGATGGAAAG GTACTTTGATGGTAACCTGGACAAGCTATTTTCAGAGTGTCACGTTATAAACCCCAGCAAGAAGTCTCGGACACGCCTCATGAACACTAGATCGTCGGCACAGGACATGCCATGTCAGATTTGCTATCTCAACTATCCGAACTCT TACTTCACTGGTCTGGAATGTGGGCACAAGTTCTGCATGCAGTGCTGGGGTGACTATTTAACCACCAAAATCATAGAGGAAGGAATGGGACAG ACCATTTCTTGTCCTGCTCATAGCTGTGATATTCTGGTGGATGACAACACAGTCAT GCGACTGATTACAGATTCAAAAGTGAAGTTGAAGTACCAGCATTTAATAACCAATAGTTTTGTAGAG TGTAACCGACTGTTAAAATGGTGTCCAGCACCTGACTGCCATCATGTTGTCAAAGTACAGTACCCAGATGCCAAACCTGTCCGGTGCAAGTGTGGTCGGCAGTTTTG CTTCAACTGTGGAGAAAATTGGCACGATCCAGTGAAGTGTAAG TGGTTAAGAAAGTGGATAAAAAAATGTGATGATGACAGTGAGACATCAAACTGGATTGCAGCAAATACAAAG GAATGTCCAAAATGCCACGTCACCATAGAGAAAGATGGTGGCTGCAACCACATGGTGTGCCGGAACCAGAACTGCAAAGCAGAATTCTGCTGGGTTTGCCTGGGGCCCTGGGAGCCACATGGCTCTGCTTG GTACAACTGTAATCGTTACAACGAGGATGATGCCAAGGCAGCCCGGGATGCTCAAGAG CGCTCCAGAGCAGCCCTGCAGAGGTACCTGTTCTACTGCAACCGCTACATGAACCACATGCAGAGCCTGCGCTTCGAGCACAAGTTGTACGCCCAGGTCAAACAGAAGATGGAGGAGATGCAGCAGCACAACATGTCATGGATCGAGGTGCAGTTCCTGAAGAAGGCCGTGGATGTGCTGTGCCAGTGCCGCTCCACGCTCATGTTCACCTACGTTTTTGCGTTCTACCTCAAGAAGAACAACCAGTCTATCATCTTCGAG AATAACCAGGCAGATCTGGAGAATGCTACAGAGGTTCTGTCTGGATACCTGGAACGAGACATCTCCCAAGATTCTCTGCAGGACATTAAGCAGAAAGTACAAGATAAATACAG
- the LOC109108734 gene encoding ADP-ribosylation factor-like protein 2-binding protein isoform X2, giving the protein MQNLEEEDFAVSKSSDAHAEFDMVIGNIEDIIMEEEFQHLQQCFMEKYYLEFDVSEENKLSYTPIFNEYIEVLEKHLERQLVERIPGFNMVAFTHSLKQHKDEVSGDILDMLLTFTDFMAFKEMFIDYRAEKEGRGLDLSTGLVVKSLNSDL; this is encoded by the exons ATGCAGAATTTGGAAGAAGAGGACTTTGCTGTTTCAAA ATCATCAGATGCTCATGCAGAATTTGACATGGTTATTGGGAACATCGAGGATATTATAATGG AGGAAGAATTCCAACATCTTCAGCAGTGTTTCATGGAGAAATATTACCTTGAGTTTGATGTGTCTGAGGAGAACAAGCTCAGCTATACAcctatttttaatgaatat ATTGAAGTCCTAGAAAAACATCTGGAACGGCAGCTGGTAGAGCGAATTCCTGGATTCAACATGGTTGCCTTCACACATTCACTTAA ACAGCACAAAGATGAAGTCTCAGGTGACATACTTGACATGCTgctcactttcactgactttatGGCCTTTAAAGAGATGTTCATTGATTACAGAGCA gaaaagGAGGGCAGAGGATTGGACCTTAGTACCGGACTGGTGGTGAAATCTTTAAATTCTGACCTCTAG